One segment of Neobacillus endophyticus DNA contains the following:
- a CDS encoding transglycosylase domain-containing protein: MKEKWQAFVEKTKPVFTWLTNEKTVKNARITYHVVWNLFLLLITVGLIGGAFAAGIGAGYFASLVKDEPIRSYDSMKKDIDDYTATSELYFANNVYLGKLRSDLERESVSLNQISRYLINGVIATEDEYFYQHHGVVPKAVFRALFQEMTGSRVQTGGSTLTQQLIKNQILTDEVSFQRKASEILLALRLEKFFSKKEILDAYLNVVPFGRNSSGRNIAGVQAAAKGIFGKSALDLTLPEAAFIAGLPQSPFGYTPFTNEGTLKKNLEPGITRMKTILKRMYDGGYITKKQYTDAAAYDITKDFTPSVSSPAEKYPWLTAEIESRAIDLLTIELAKKDGHTDKDLKTNNNLYYKYKTMASHDLHQKGYKIYTTIDKNIYDVMQKVKDNYPNYEPDKSQVVKDPDTGETKTIMEPVEVGAMLIENKTGKIISFVAGRDFHRQQLNHATSSLRQNGSTMKPLLVYGPAIELGKVSPGTPLADVESHLDPTNPEKVWPHNYDYQYSGLVSARYALAKSYNVPAIKVYESILNQNPAKYLDKMGFSSLKKDDFTNPAAGIGSISGGVTVEENTNAFTTFANGGKFIDAYLIDKIVDKNGKVIYQHQVKPVDVFTPQTAYLTLDMMRDVIKMGTASAVKNRLDFTADWAGKTGTGVNYYDSWFVASNPNVTFGIWTGYDTQKSLQTPGMSYSQRTNNLWADLMNAAYKINPSLIAPKATFQMPTGIVQRSICTISGLLPSDACEKAGLVESDYFNTKYVPTKIDNSLTDGRFVMIRGKKYLALKSTPSEFSQAGLILNPDFIRQMAGNDFTDYSELIPQKSLWGKILVPDAKMQDNGRKPNPVTLTVSGNTLNWSSSSDNDVIGYRLYKGGASSRKVASINSGSSLRFTAGSGSYYVTAVDIAGRESAPSNLVTIGTVIVPNQ; the protein is encoded by the coding sequence ATGAAAGAAAAATGGCAAGCATTTGTAGAAAAGACAAAGCCGGTTTTTACCTGGCTCACCAATGAAAAAACAGTTAAAAATGCAAGAATTACTTATCATGTTGTCTGGAATCTGTTTCTCCTTTTAATCACGGTAGGCTTGATTGGAGGCGCTTTCGCCGCAGGAATTGGCGCTGGATATTTTGCATCGCTTGTTAAAGATGAACCGATCCGCTCATACGACAGCATGAAAAAAGATATTGATGATTACACAGCAACTTCGGAATTATATTTTGCTAATAATGTTTATCTCGGCAAACTCCGGTCTGATCTGGAACGGGAATCAGTCAGCCTCAATCAGATTTCCCGTTATTTAATTAATGGCGTCATCGCAACAGAGGATGAATACTTTTACCAGCATCATGGTGTTGTTCCAAAAGCTGTTTTCCGTGCTCTTTTTCAAGAAATGACGGGCTCCCGGGTCCAAACTGGCGGAAGCACATTAACACAGCAATTAATAAAAAACCAAATCTTAACCGATGAAGTTTCATTTCAAAGAAAGGCAAGCGAAATTCTACTTGCACTTCGGTTAGAGAAATTTTTCAGTAAAAAAGAAATACTGGATGCCTACTTAAATGTAGTGCCATTTGGAAGAAATTCTTCCGGGCGAAACATTGCCGGGGTTCAGGCAGCTGCAAAGGGTATTTTTGGAAAAAGCGCACTTGATCTCACATTGCCGGAAGCAGCATTCATCGCTGGACTGCCGCAAAGTCCGTTCGGCTATACCCCGTTTACAAATGAAGGCACGTTAAAGAAGAATCTCGAACCGGGCATCACAAGAATGAAAACGATTTTAAAAAGAATGTATGACGGTGGTTACATAACCAAAAAACAATATACAGACGCTGCTGCCTACGATATTACCAAAGACTTCACGCCTTCCGTCAGCAGCCCAGCAGAAAAATACCCTTGGCTGACAGCAGAGATCGAAAGCCGCGCCATCGATTTACTAACCATTGAATTGGCTAAAAAAGATGGCCATACTGATAAGGATCTCAAGACGAATAATAATCTTTATTATAAGTATAAAACCATGGCCAGCCATGATTTGCACCAAAAAGGGTACAAAATTTATACAACCATTGATAAAAATATTTACGATGTTATGCAAAAAGTGAAAGATAATTATCCCAATTACGAACCTGATAAATCACAGGTCGTAAAAGATCCGGATACAGGAGAAACGAAAACAATCATGGAACCGGTTGAAGTCGGGGCTATGCTGATTGAAAATAAAACGGGGAAAATTATCAGTTTTGTTGCAGGAAGGGATTTTCATCGCCAGCAGTTGAATCACGCTACAAGCTCACTCAGACAAAATGGGTCAACCATGAAACCGCTGCTAGTTTACGGCCCTGCCATTGAGCTCGGGAAAGTCTCCCCAGGAACTCCTCTGGCAGATGTTGAATCCCATTTGGATCCGACAAATCCAGAAAAAGTCTGGCCGCATAACTATGACTACCAATACAGCGGTTTGGTTTCAGCACGATATGCATTAGCAAAATCTTATAATGTTCCGGCCATTAAAGTCTATGAATCCATACTAAATCAAAATCCGGCAAAGTATCTTGATAAAATGGGATTCTCTTCACTTAAAAAAGATGATTTTACCAATCCGGCAGCCGGCATCGGTTCTATCAGCGGTGGTGTTACTGTTGAAGAAAACACGAATGCCTTTACGACTTTTGCGAACGGCGGAAAATTTATAGATGCCTATTTAATCGATAAAATTGTCGATAAAAATGGGAAAGTCATTTATCAGCATCAGGTGAAGCCAGTGGACGTATTTACACCGCAAACAGCATATTTGACTCTGGATATGATGCGTGATGTCATCAAAATGGGAACAGCATCAGCGGTAAAAAACAGGCTGGACTTTACGGCTGATTGGGCAGGAAAAACAGGTACAGGTGTCAATTATTATGATTCCTGGTTTGTTGCCAGCAACCCTAACGTCACATTTGGAATCTGGACAGGTTATGATACACAAAAATCACTGCAAACGCCAGGAATGTCTTATAGCCAACGTACGAATAACCTTTGGGCTGATTTAATGAATGCCGCTTATAAAATTAATCCTTCATTAATTGCGCCAAAAGCAACATTTCAAATGCCAACAGGAATTGTTCAACGTTCCATTTGTACCATCTCCGGCTTGCTGCCGTCAGATGCTTGTGAAAAAGCAGGGCTTGTTGAAAGCGATTATTTCAATACCAAGTATGTTCCAACAAAGATCGATAATAGTTTGACGGATGGACGTTTTGTGATGATTCGCGGCAAAAAATATTTGGCTCTTAAATCCACACCATCAGAGTTTTCCCAAGCAGGTTTGATTTTAAACCCGGATTTCATTCGGCAAATGGCAGGTAATGATTTCACTGATTATAGTGAATTGATTCCGCAGAAAAGCCTATGGGGAAAAATTCTTGTACCTGATGCAAAAATGCAGGATAATGGCAGAAAACCTAATCCTGTAACTTTAACAGTTTCAGGAAATACCTTAAACTGGAGCTCCTCTTCGGACAACGATGTAATTGGATACAGGCTATATAAAGGCGGGGCATCTTCACGAAAAGTGGCAAGTATTAATAGTGGCTCCAGCCTCCGTTTTACGGCAGGTAGCGGCAGTTACTATGTAACAGCAGTTGACATTGCCGGAAGAGAATCCGCTCCATCGAACCTTGTGACCATTGGAACTGTAATTGTGCCTAACCAATAA
- the acsA gene encoding acetate--CoA ligase, which produces MKVEALPVVQGDHNLRNYEDTYNHFDWKETEKEFSWSLTGRVNMAYEAIDRHVETFRKNKVALYYRDDSRNEKYTFKEMKELSNKAGNVLKKYGDVEKGDRVFIFMPRSPELYFTVLGAIKLGAIVGPLFEAFMEGAVRDRLQDSEAKVLVTTPELLNRVPVKGLPALKHIFLVGKSVKEEGQCIDFLEKFASASKELKIEWVERTDGLILHYTSGSTGKPKGVLHVHNAMIQHYQTAKWVLDLKEDDVYWCTADPGWVTGTSYGIFGPWLTGTSNVIIGGRFTPETWYKMIEDFGVTVWYSAPTAFRMLMGAGDELVKKFNLSSLRHILSVGEPLNPEVVKWGAKVFNRRIHDNWWMTETGAQLISNYPCMVIKPGSMGKPFPGVKAAIVDNQGNELPPYRMGNLAIKKGWPSMMHTIWNNQEKYESYFMPGDWYVSGDSAYMDEEGYFWFQGRVDDVINTSGERVGPFEVESKLVEHPAIAEAGVIGKPDPVRGEIIKAFVALRDGYVPSEELKEEIRLFVKKGLAAHAAPREIEFRDKLPKTRSGKIMRRVLKAWELDLPTGDLSTMED; this is translated from the coding sequence ATGAAAGTGGAAGCGTTACCAGTTGTGCAAGGAGATCATAATCTACGAAATTATGAAGATACCTATAATCATTTTGACTGGAAAGAAACGGAGAAGGAATTCAGCTGGAGTCTCACCGGACGTGTAAATATGGCATACGAAGCAATCGACCGTCATGTAGAAACCTTTAGAAAAAATAAAGTGGCTCTTTACTATCGTGATGATTCACGGAACGAAAAATATACATTTAAAGAAATGAAGGAGCTATCCAATAAAGCAGGAAATGTATTGAAAAAATATGGGGATGTAGAAAAAGGGGACCGTGTATTTATCTTTATGCCTCGTTCACCAGAGCTATATTTTACGGTTTTGGGCGCCATTAAACTCGGGGCAATCGTTGGCCCTTTATTTGAAGCATTCATGGAAGGTGCGGTAAGGGACCGTCTTCAGGACAGTGAAGCGAAAGTTCTTGTGACAACACCGGAATTGTTGAATCGTGTGCCAGTTAAAGGCCTGCCTGCTTTGAAGCATATTTTCCTTGTAGGGAAAAGCGTAAAGGAAGAGGGGCAATGCATTGACTTTTTAGAAAAATTCGCCTCTGCCAGCAAGGAACTGAAAATTGAATGGGTAGAGCGTACTGATGGGCTTATTCTTCACTACACATCGGGATCCACTGGAAAACCAAAAGGGGTCCTTCATGTTCATAATGCCATGATTCAGCATTACCAAACAGCGAAATGGGTTCTCGATTTAAAAGAAGACGATGTTTATTGGTGCACAGCCGACCCAGGCTGGGTTACGGGAACATCCTATGGAATATTCGGACCATGGCTAACCGGAACATCGAATGTGATTATTGGCGGACGTTTTACTCCTGAAACATGGTATAAAATGATTGAAGACTTTGGCGTAACCGTTTGGTACAGTGCCCCAACAGCATTCCGGATGCTAATGGGAGCAGGTGATGAGCTTGTTAAAAAGTTCAATTTGAGCAGTCTTCGTCATATTCTAAGTGTTGGTGAGCCATTAAACCCGGAAGTCGTAAAATGGGGAGCGAAAGTATTTAACCGCCGGATTCATGATAATTGGTGGATGACGGAAACTGGCGCCCAGCTAATTAGTAACTATCCATGCATGGTAATTAAACCTGGTTCCATGGGTAAACCATTCCCAGGTGTTAAAGCTGCCATTGTTGATAACCAAGGGAATGAACTGCCGCCATATCGAATGGGTAATCTGGCAATAAAAAAAGGCTGGCCATCCATGATGCATACCATTTGGAATAATCAGGAGAAGTATGAGTCCTATTTTATGCCGGGTGATTGGTACGTCTCCGGAGATTCTGCCTATATGGATGAGGAAGGTTATTTCTGGTTCCAGGGACGGGTGGATGATGTGATTAACACTTCCGGTGAGCGTGTGGGACCATTTGAAGTTGAAAGTAAGCTGGTAGAACACCCTGCTATTGCCGAAGCAGGTGTTATTGGCAAGCCGGACCCAGTTCGTGGAGAAATTATTAAAGCCTTCGTGGCCTTAAGAGACGGATATGTTCCTTCAGAAGAACTGAAAGAGGAAATTCGCCTATTTGTGAAAAAAGGTCTTGCTGCCCATGCGGCTCCAAGGGAAATAGAGTTCCGCGACAAACTGCCAAAAACTCGAAGCGGAAAAATTATGAGACGTGTATTAAAGGCCTGGGAGCTTGACTTGCCAACAGGCGACTTATCAACAATGGAAGATTAA
- a CDS encoding GNAT family N-acetyltransferase → MDHIKTYNAKELKTSHGPLIIEGPISSDTLACYEFHEDLIAFRQPQQQHRALIEIAKLEEGRIIIARHHNTIVGYVTYLYPDPLERWSEGKIENLIELGAIEVIPRFRGYSVGKNLLIVSMMDDAMEDYMIITTEYYWHWDLKGTKLNVWEYRKVMEKMMNAGGLEWYATDDPEICSHPANCLMARMGKRVDQESIQKFDRLRFMNRFMY, encoded by the coding sequence ATGGATCATATTAAAACTTATAATGCAAAAGAATTAAAAACTTCACATGGGCCTTTAATTATCGAAGGACCCATTTCTTCTGATACACTTGCATGTTACGAATTTCATGAAGATTTGATTGCCTTTCGCCAGCCTCAACAACAACACCGTGCGTTAATTGAGATTGCCAAATTGGAAGAAGGCAGAATTATCATTGCACGACACCATAACACCATTGTCGGCTATGTTACATACCTTTACCCAGATCCTCTAGAGCGCTGGTCTGAGGGGAAAATAGAAAATTTAATAGAGCTTGGGGCCATAGAAGTCATTCCTAGATTCAGAGGCTATTCAGTTGGTAAAAATCTATTAATTGTTTCCATGATGGATGATGCAATGGAAGATTACATGATCATTACGACGGAGTACTATTGGCATTGGGATTTAAAAGGAACCAAATTAAATGTTTGGGAATATAGAAAAGTTATGGAAAAGATGATGAATGCCGGAGGGCTGGAGTGGTATGCAACAGATGACCCGGAAATATGCTCCCATCCGGCTAACTGTCTAATGGCCAGAATGGGGAAACGAGTAGACCAAGAATCCATTCAAAAGTTTGACCGCCTCCGTTTTATGAATCGATTTATGTACTAA
- a CDS encoding acetoin utilization AcuB family protein translates to MIVEEIMKKNVVTLQPDNTVAEAIQAMETHNIRHIPIIDNEAHLVGLVTISRLKEVTSSIFRTNENPDNLKKPVDSIMERNVIIGHPLDFVEEVAGIFYEHKISALPIIKDQELVGIITETDLLRTMVELTGAHQPGSQIEIRVPNISGVLSDIAGIIRNRHANILSVLIYPDKQDEHYKILVIRVQMMNPIELIQELKEAGHQVLWPNFPGISL, encoded by the coding sequence ATGATTGTTGAAGAAATCATGAAAAAAAATGTAGTGACTTTACAACCGGATAACACAGTTGCAGAAGCGATCCAGGCGATGGAAACCCATAATATTCGCCACATTCCCATTATAGATAACGAAGCTCATTTAGTTGGTCTTGTCACTATATCAAGATTAAAAGAAGTGACTTCCTCTATATTTAGAACAAATGAAAACCCAGACAATTTAAAAAAACCGGTTGATTCCATAATGGAGCGCAATGTGATTATCGGGCACCCGCTTGATTTTGTAGAAGAAGTAGCAGGCATTTTCTATGAACATAAAATTAGCGCCCTTCCGATCATTAAGGATCAGGAATTAGTTGGAATTATAACGGAAACCGATTTATTACGGACCATGGTTGAACTAACTGGAGCCCATCAGCCAGGATCGCAAATTGAAATAAGGGTACCAAATATTTCAGGGGTTCTCAGCGATATAGCCGGAATTATTCGCAATCGACATGCCAATATTCTTAGTGTGCTTATTTATCCGGATAAACAGGATGAACATTATAAAATTCTCGTCATTAGAGTCCAGATGATGAATCCCATTGAGTTAATCCAGGAACTAAAAGAAGCAGGCCATCAAGTCCTATGGCCGAATTTTCCGGGGATTTCTTTATGA
- a CDS encoding acetoin utilization protein AcuC, which translates to MTNRAAFIYSEELLKYKFSNHHPFNQFRLKLTVDLLNRINALHPDQIIPPRFATEDELKLIHDPSYIEAVKKAGNGQLPQGIAENYGLGTEDTPIFSNMHEASSLLVGGTLTAVDEVMSGRVLHAAHLGGGLHHGFRGKASGFCVYNDSSVAIKYLQEKYHARVLYVDTDAHHGDGVQWSFYDDPNVCTLSIHETGRYLFPGTGNINERGQGAGYGYSFNIPVDAFTEDESWLHAYTNAIREIASFFKPDVILTQNGADSHYYDPLTHLSTTMKIFREIPKLAHEIAHQYCDGRWIAVGGGGYDIWRVVPRAWSMIWLEMTENSNCYGSLPHDWVNTWQKEAPVELPKDWDDPENLYPPIPRKTEITEKNLLTLDKALYPIRNQQKSS; encoded by the coding sequence ATGACAAATCGTGCTGCTTTTATTTATTCTGAAGAATTGCTGAAATATAAATTCAGCAATCATCATCCGTTTAATCAATTCCGGCTAAAACTGACTGTGGACCTATTAAACCGAATAAATGCCTTACACCCCGATCAAATCATTCCACCGCGATTTGCAACAGAGGACGAGCTGAAACTCATCCATGATCCAAGCTATATTGAAGCGGTTAAAAAGGCTGGTAACGGACAGCTTCCCCAAGGGATAGCTGAAAATTACGGCTTGGGTACCGAGGATACCCCCATATTCTCAAACATGCATGAGGCCAGCTCCTTATTGGTTGGTGGTACCTTAACGGCTGTCGATGAAGTAATGTCCGGAAGAGTGCTTCATGCTGCTCATCTTGGCGGCGGATTGCATCATGGATTTCGCGGAAAAGCTTCTGGCTTCTGTGTTTACAATGATAGTTCGGTAGCAATCAAGTATCTTCAAGAAAAATACCACGCCCGTGTTTTATATGTGGATACGGATGCCCATCACGGGGATGGGGTGCAATGGTCATTCTACGATGATCCAAATGTCTGTACTTTGTCCATTCACGAAACTGGAAGATATTTATTTCCTGGCACAGGAAATATAAATGAAAGGGGGCAAGGAGCAGGTTATGGATATTCGTTTAACATCCCTGTTGATGCTTTTACGGAAGACGAGTCATGGCTTCATGCCTACACAAATGCCATTCGAGAGATTGCTTCATTTTTCAAGCCAGATGTCATTTTGACACAAAATGGAGCAGACTCGCATTATTACGACCCATTAACACACTTGTCAACAACGATGAAAATTTTCAGAGAAATTCCAAAACTTGCCCATGAAATTGCTCATCAATATTGTGATGGAAGGTGGATAGCAGTCGGCGGAGGGGGCTATGATATTTGGCGTGTCGTACCTAGGGCCTGGTCCATGATTTGGCTGGAAATGACGGAAAACTCAAATTGTTACGGCAGTTTACCGCATGACTGGGTAAACACCTGGCAAAAAGAAGCTCCAGTAGAATTGCCTAAAGATTGGGATGATCCGGAAAACCTTTATCCTCCTATTCCAAGGAAAACAGAAATTACAGAAAAAAATTTGCTTACACTCGACAAAGCGTTATATCCCATTCGCAATCAGCAAAAATCAAGTTAA
- the ccpA gene encoding catabolite control protein A, which produces MNNITIYDVAREANVSMATVSRVVNGNPNVKPVTRKKVLEVIERLGYRPNAVARGLASKKTTTVGVIIPDISNIFFAELARGIEDIATMYKYNIILSNSDQNKEKELHLLNTMLGKQVDGIVFMSGHVTPEHVEEFEKSPVPIVLAGSIEEAEKIPSVNIDYEQATYDSVTEFIQRGHKHIALIIGPLYEPDISSKKLAGYKRALADANIPVNEELIVEGDYTYDSGLEAFDKILEASVKPTAIFVGADEAALGVVHGAEDKGYKIPEDFEVITSDNTRLSLMVRPQLTTVIQPLYDIGAVAMRLLTKLMNKEKVSDHIVVLPHRIEHRNSTKA; this is translated from the coding sequence GTGAATAACATAACAATTTATGATGTTGCCCGTGAAGCAAATGTTTCCATGGCAACTGTGTCCCGTGTAGTAAACGGGAATCCCAATGTAAAGCCGGTTACTCGGAAAAAAGTATTAGAAGTAATTGAAAGATTAGGCTATCGTCCAAATGCAGTGGCAAGGGGATTAGCAAGTAAAAAAACCACCACTGTTGGCGTTATTATTCCTGATATATCAAACATCTTTTTTGCTGAATTGGCCCGCGGGATTGAAGATATTGCCACCATGTATAAATACAACATCATTTTAAGCAATTCGGACCAAAACAAAGAAAAGGAATTACATTTGCTTAATACGATGCTTGGAAAACAAGTGGACGGAATTGTCTTCATGAGCGGTCATGTTACACCTGAACATGTGGAGGAATTTGAAAAATCTCCGGTCCCAATTGTCTTGGCAGGATCGATCGAAGAAGCAGAAAAAATTCCTTCCGTTAATATCGACTATGAGCAAGCAACTTATGACTCGGTAACAGAGTTTATCCAAAGAGGACATAAACATATTGCTCTTATTATCGGCCCGCTTTACGAGCCAGATATTTCGTCCAAGAAGTTAGCCGGCTACAAACGGGCATTAGCAGATGCGAATATTCCTGTTAATGAGGAATTAATCGTTGAAGGAGACTATACGTATGATTCAGGTCTTGAGGCATTTGATAAAATCCTTGAGGCTTCCGTAAAGCCAACTGCGATTTTCGTTGGTGCAGATGAAGCCGCACTTGGTGTTGTTCATGGAGCAGAGGATAAAGGCTACAAAATTCCTGAAGACTTTGAAGTGATAACCTCAGACAATACCAGATTGTCTCTAATGGTCCGTCCCCAACTTACAACTGTTATACAGCCATTATATGATATCGGTGCAGTGGCCATGCGTTTGCTTACTAAGTTAATGAATAAAGAAAAAGTTAGCGATCATATTGTGGTTCTGCCGCACCGGATTGAACATCGCAATTCGACAAAAGCTTAA
- a CDS encoding bifunctional 3-deoxy-7-phosphoheptulonate synthase/chorismate mutase: MGNNELEQLRSRIDEVNLELLRLINERARLVQEAGRAKENQGVYRFDPVRERSMLDKIKENNDGPFDSATIDHIFKEIFKAGLDLQKDDHKKALLVSRKKKPEDTIVTLKGENVGDGKPHFVFGPCSVESYEQVAAVAKSMKEKGLKLLRGGAYKPRTSPYDFQGLGVDGLKILKRVAVEYDMAVISEIVNPADIELALDYIDVIQIGARNMQNFELLKAAGAVNKPVLLKRGLAATIEEFINAAEYIMAQGNGQIILCERGIRTYEKATRNTLDISAVPILKQETHLPVMVDVTHSTGRRDLLLPCAKAAIAIGADGVMAEVHPDPAVALSDSQQQMDIPQFDKFYNELLASNFVRV; this comes from the coding sequence ATGGGCAATAATGAATTAGAACAATTAAGATCAAGAATTGACGAAGTGAATTTGGAATTATTAAGATTGATTAATGAAAGAGCTAGACTCGTCCAAGAAGCAGGACGGGCAAAGGAAAATCAGGGTGTTTACAGATTCGATCCTGTCCGCGAGCGAAGCATGCTTGATAAGATTAAGGAAAATAACGATGGTCCATTTGACAGTGCTACCATTGATCATATTTTTAAGGAAATTTTCAAAGCTGGGCTTGATCTGCAAAAAGATGATCACAAAAAGGCGCTGCTAGTTTCCAGAAAGAAGAAACCGGAAGATACGATTGTCACATTAAAAGGTGAAAATGTCGGAGATGGAAAACCGCATTTTGTCTTCGGTCCATGCTCGGTTGAATCTTATGAGCAAGTAGCTGCAGTTGCCAAATCGATGAAAGAAAAAGGTTTGAAACTACTTCGCGGTGGAGCTTACAAACCAAGAACATCTCCTTACGATTTCCAAGGCTTAGGGGTTGATGGACTGAAGATCTTAAAGCGAGTGGCAGTTGAATACGATATGGCAGTAATCAGCGAGATCGTAAACCCTGCAGATATCGAATTGGCACTGGATTACATAGATGTGATCCAAATTGGTGCCAGAAACATGCAAAACTTTGAATTACTAAAGGCAGCTGGTGCTGTTAACAAACCTGTACTCTTAAAAAGAGGATTAGCAGCCACTATTGAAGAATTTATCAATGCTGCTGAATATATCATGGCTCAAGGTAACGGACAAATCATCCTATGCGAGCGCGGTATCAGAACATATGAAAAAGCGACAAGAAACACGCTTGATATTTCTGCAGTGCCAATCCTGAAACAAGAAACGCATTTACCTGTCATGGTCGATGTTACGCATTCTACAGGAAGAAGAGACTTATTGCTTCCATGTGCGAAGGCGGCGATTGCTATTGGCGCAGATGGTGTGATGGCAGAAGTTCATCCAGATCCTGCAGTAGCCTTATCTGATTCACAGCAGCAAATGGATATTCCGCAATTTGACAAATTCTACAATGAGTTGCTAGCATCAAATTTCGTTCGAGTATAA
- the ytxJ gene encoding bacillithiol system redox-active protein YtxJ yields MLKKIETSEQFAELVNNEKSFFLLKHSLTCPISQAAFNEYEKFSTENKVVDTYYLAVQDARPLSNEIAEKFQIKHESPQAILFANGEAKWNASHWKITNSSLENALKENA; encoded by the coding sequence ATGTTAAAAAAAATCGAAACATCCGAACAATTTGCTGAACTAGTGAATAATGAAAAGTCATTCTTTCTGTTAAAACACAGTTTAACATGTCCAATCAGTCAGGCAGCCTTTAATGAATATGAAAAGTTCTCAACCGAGAATAAGGTAGTAGACACCTATTACTTGGCTGTGCAAGATGCAAGACCATTATCGAATGAGATTGCAGAAAAGTTTCAAATTAAACATGAGTCTCCACAAGCTATTTTGTTTGCGAATGGCGAGGCAAAATGGAATGCTTCCCATTGGAAAATAACAAATAGCTCGTTGGAAAATGCGCTGAAAGAAAACGCATAA
- a CDS encoding YtxH domain-containing protein, producing MANRENEKQEIYQSSHEETSNSFLLGAIIGGVVGAVTALLLAPKPGNELRRSLSSQAGTIFEKTEQVRDNVRVKSNNLVSKTADISQGIVLQSTGLINKVKGKAVNQNDPIIEQDSGYISIASPKKPSSIKTALKGTLDGEEIRKKLEEAQKAFEEEEQKVK from the coding sequence ATGGCCAATAGGGAAAATGAAAAACAAGAAATATATCAAAGCAGCCATGAAGAAACATCCAATAGTTTTCTGCTGGGAGCAATAATCGGCGGAGTTGTAGGGGCCGTAACTGCATTGCTATTGGCACCTAAACCTGGAAATGAACTGCGCCGGTCATTAAGTAGTCAGGCAGGCACGATTTTTGAGAAAACAGAGCAAGTTCGGGATAACGTCCGAGTAAAAAGCAATAATCTTGTTTCGAAAACGGCTGATATTTCTCAAGGAATTGTCCTGCAATCAACAGGTTTAATTAATAAGGTGAAAGGCAAGGCTGTAAATCAGAATGACCCTATAATAGAACAAGATTCAGGCTATATTTCCATCGCCAGCCCTAAAAAGCCATCCTCGATAAAAACAGCATTAAAAGGAACGCTTGATGGGGAAGAAATACGAAAAAAATTAGAAGAAGCTCAAAAAGCTTTTGAAGAAGAAGAACAGAAAGTCAAATAG
- a CDS encoding DUF948 domain-containing protein: MQIILYLSVALIAVAFLILVIYLSSTLKSLQVTLTRVSDTLKGLEKQLEGVTSETTLLLQKTNSLAEDFQEKSESLNSVVEAVRSVGTTVSQFNGTLQTISNSVQHTVEDNKEKISQIVQWSNVVMELKDKWQARKQAKSETKVTDQEKMKVRGH; encoded by the coding sequence ATGCAAATCATTTTATACTTAAGTGTGGCGCTAATCGCTGTAGCGTTTCTCATACTTGTCATTTATCTGTCATCTACACTGAAATCACTCCAAGTGACGCTGACGAGGGTTTCAGATACTTTAAAAGGGCTTGAGAAGCAGTTGGAGGGAGTAACGAGCGAGACCACTTTATTGTTGCAAAAAACCAACTCCCTTGCGGAAGATTTTCAGGAAAAATCAGAGAGTTTAAATAGTGTGGTAGAAGCTGTGAGAAGTGTGGGAACAACCGTAAGTCAATTTAACGGAACGCTGCAGACCATTTCTAATTCGGTTCAACATACCGTGGAGGACAATAAAGAAAAAATCTCCCAAATCGTTCAGTGGAGCAATGTCGTCATGGAATTAAAGGATAAATGGCAGGCAAGAAAGCAAGCCAAAAGCGAAACCAAAGTGACCGATCAAGAGAAGATGAAAGTTAGAGGCCACTAA